One window of Rasiella rasia genomic DNA carries:
- a CDS encoding ComEA family DNA-binding protein yields the protein MTKFNLKSHLTFNRSEQGGIFFLTLLIVVLLSIYLFVDFSSESVFDVTSSEIVQKQHYLDSLRCVEQEARKPKIYPFNPNFITDYKAYTLKMPPESFDKLKAFREKDLWLHSVTDFKRVTGVSDVWLDSISPYFKFPEWITNPKPNYTSKYKNFRSKHTLSEKTDLNTATEEELQEVSGIGPALSKRVISYRDKLGGFTEDVQLYDVYGLSSTVVARVKERFTVKTPRPITHINVNTATASDLATIPGVSFELGKDIWEFVRLREGLTTLSELEKIDGMTANKLQRIQLYLSVE from the coding sequence ATGACTAAATTTAATCTAAAATCCCACCTAACTTTTAACCGAAGTGAACAAGGTGGGATTTTCTTTTTAACCCTTCTTATTGTTGTATTACTTAGTATTTACCTTTTTGTAGACTTTTCTTCGGAAAGCGTCTTTGATGTTACTTCTTCGGAAATCGTCCAAAAACAGCATTATCTTGATTCTTTACGTTGTGTTGAACAAGAGGCAAGAAAGCCTAAGATATACCCGTTTAATCCAAATTTTATAACAGACTACAAAGCATACACCCTCAAAATGCCCCCAGAATCTTTTGATAAATTAAAGGCCTTTCGAGAAAAGGATCTGTGGCTACATAGTGTCACCGATTTTAAACGTGTAACGGGTGTTTCAGATGTATGGCTCGATAGCATTTCGCCCTACTTCAAATTCCCCGAATGGATCACCAATCCGAAGCCTAACTATACGTCTAAATACAAAAATTTCCGAAGTAAACATACCCTCTCAGAAAAAACAGATCTAAATACGGCCACTGAAGAAGAACTACAGGAAGTCTCAGGAATTGGTCCAGCGCTAAGCAAACGTGTTATTTCATACCGAGACAAACTAGGAGGATTTACAGAAGATGTTCAGCTCTACGATGTTTATGGTTTGTCTTCAACTGTAGTAGCACGAGTAAAAGAACGCTTCACCGTAAAAACTCCACGACCCATAACTCACATAAATGTAAACACAGCAACCGCATCAGATTTAGCAACAATTCCAGGAGTATCGTTTGAGCTTGGAAAAGATATTTGGGAGTTTGTTCGGTTGCGTGAAGGCTTAACAACACTTTCCGAACTTGAAAAAATAGACGGCATGACTGCCAATAAATTACAGCGAATTCAACTATATTTGTCTGTTGAATGA
- a CDS encoding carboxypeptidase-like regulatory domain-containing protein: MRNFKYYLAFSFILVFFSYAATAQIEIKNKIVDFGTLMPIENASIYVKGTTIGVVSNSDGKFVLSVPRKFANDTLVVSSIGYRSFKSVVSEFDGSMDIYLEEDVASLDEVLIVAETRPKTGNDIVLRAIEELEDNLPEYAYLQKGFLRHKERNKLEYKWLIESALTLYDSSYAAGAKNFLKINIDENRKSYDLRDVDSLYAYTAYLKKRTNNKKLRAKNLRRDTIKTASLVKAIRWNDERVNGLENLFKGKLNMIRNANGTKALFGEDMLEKHQFRLDTVLVENDRKLYKIEISKGKEYVGLNTPGMFNEGFEARGWLYIYWDTYAFKKVEYELVAASKEQKSRSKSLFGTLLNHKLVINYREYQGKMYPNYIYYETPKLVNIGDRSSDQFVEGREAYNENKDERYYNTIQEIIFTEVIQDSTVIAQELQKEWSEDIFSPRPYNEEFWKNYNVLLESEEEEKLIQDLSKRASLFKQ; the protein is encoded by the coding sequence ATGAGAAATTTCAAATACTACCTTGCATTCAGTTTTATCTTAGTTTTTTTCAGTTATGCTGCAACAGCACAAATTGAAATCAAAAACAAAATTGTTGATTTTGGTACATTGATGCCTATTGAAAATGCAAGTATTTATGTGAAAGGTACCACGATTGGGGTAGTTAGTAACTCTGATGGGAAGTTTGTACTCTCAGTACCTAGAAAATTTGCAAACGATACACTGGTGGTTTCTTCTATTGGATACCGGAGTTTTAAATCGGTTGTTTCAGAATTTGATGGTAGTATGGATATCTACCTAGAAGAAGATGTTGCTTCTCTAGATGAGGTGCTTATTGTTGCAGAAACACGACCAAAAACAGGAAATGATATTGTGCTACGCGCCATAGAAGAACTGGAAGATAATTTGCCAGAGTACGCGTATCTGCAAAAAGGTTTTTTACGACATAAAGAGCGAAATAAGCTAGAATATAAATGGCTTATCGAAAGCGCCTTAACCTTATACGACTCGAGCTATGCGGCAGGAGCGAAAAACTTTTTAAAGATAAACATTGATGAAAATCGAAAAAGTTACGATTTGCGCGATGTGGATAGTTTGTACGCCTATACGGCATATTTGAAGAAACGTACCAACAACAAGAAATTACGAGCTAAGAATTTAAGAAGAGATACTATAAAAACAGCGTCGTTGGTAAAAGCGATACGCTGGAATGACGAACGTGTAAATGGTTTAGAAAATCTATTTAAAGGAAAACTAAACATGATTCGAAATGCGAACGGTACTAAAGCGCTTTTCGGGGAAGATATGTTAGAAAAACATCAATTTAGATTAGACACTGTGCTTGTTGAAAATGATAGAAAACTCTATAAAATTGAAATTTCAAAAGGTAAAGAATATGTAGGGCTAAATACGCCAGGCATGTTTAACGAGGGCTTTGAAGCAAGAGGATGGTTATATATCTACTGGGACACCTATGCCTTTAAAAAGGTAGAATATGAGCTTGTAGCGGCTTCTAAAGAACAAAAGAGCAGAAGTAAGAGTTTATTTGGCACATTATTAAATCATAAGCTGGTTATTAATTATAGAGAATATCAAGGTAAAATGTACCCTAATTACATTTACTACGAGACGCCAAAATTGGTGAATATTGGAGACCGTTCTTCAGATCAGTTTGTTGAAGGTAGAGAAGCGTATAACGAGAATAAGGATGAACGGTATTACAATACTATACAAGAAATTATTTTTACAGAGGTTATACAAGACTCCACTGTTATTGCGCAGGAGCTGCAAAAAGAATGGTCTGAAGATATTTTCTCGCCACGCCCTTACAATGAGGAATTCTGGAAAAACTATAATGTTTTATTAGAAAGTGAAGAAGAAGAAAAGCTAATCCAGGATTTAAGCAAGCGAGCTTCATTGTTTAAGCAGTAA
- a CDS encoding acyl-CoA dehydrogenase family protein, with translation MSVYFTEEHDFFRKSFQDFLQKEVVPHIEKWEETGHIERFIWEKFGEMGYFGINYPEKYGGMDLDLFYTVIFLEELQKINSGGFAAAMWAHAYLAMTHLNKEGNHAQKEKYLTPSITGEKIGCLCITEPFGGSDVSGMRTTAVKEGDSYIINGSKTFITNGVYSDYLIVAAKTAPELGNKGISIFVMDRETAGVSATKLDKLGWRASDTGEIAFDNVKIPAENLMGEENKGFPYIMQHFALERLIMGINSHARSEWAIEYTINYMQERMAFGKSISKFQALRHRVAQMAAENEVCKTFNYVTAQRLDKGEYVVKEATMSKLISTKVADEVAYECLQMLGGYGYMEEYPLARNLRDSRLGPIGGGTSEILREIIAKMVMDGKSYKKAT, from the coding sequence ATGAGCGTATATTTCACCGAAGAACATGATTTTTTTAGAAAGAGTTTCCAAGATTTCCTTCAAAAGGAAGTTGTACCCCACATAGAAAAATGGGAAGAAACTGGACATATAGAACGGTTCATCTGGGAGAAGTTTGGCGAGATGGGATATTTCGGTATTAATTACCCAGAAAAGTACGGTGGTATGGACTTAGACTTGTTCTACACGGTAATCTTCTTAGAGGAGCTTCAAAAGATTAATTCTGGTGGCTTTGCTGCTGCAATGTGGGCGCATGCGTATTTGGCTATGACGCACTTAAACAAAGAAGGCAACCATGCGCAGAAGGAAAAATATTTAACACCTAGTATAACAGGAGAAAAAATTGGTTGTCTCTGTATTACTGAGCCGTTTGGTGGTAGTGACGTATCGGGTATGCGAACTACAGCGGTAAAAGAAGGCGACTCTTATATTATTAACGGGTCAAAAACGTTTATTACTAACGGAGTGTATAGCGATTACCTAATTGTTGCCGCTAAAACCGCTCCGGAGTTAGGAAATAAAGGTATCAGTATCTTTGTGATGGACAGAGAAACTGCTGGTGTTTCGGCAACCAAACTAGATAAATTAGGATGGAGGGCGAGTGATACTGGAGAAATAGCATTTGATAATGTAAAAATCCCTGCTGAAAATTTAATGGGTGAAGAGAATAAAGGTTTTCCATATATCATGCAGCATTTTGCCCTTGAGCGTTTAATTATGGGTATTAACTCGCACGCAAGAAGCGAATGGGCAATAGAATATACTATTAACTATATGCAGGAACGTATGGCATTTGGTAAATCTATCTCAAAGTTTCAAGCGCTGCGCCATCGGGTTGCGCAAATGGCAGCCGAGAATGAAGTGTGTAAGACGTTTAACTATGTTACCGCACAGCGCTTAGATAAAGGAGAATATGTAGTGAAAGAGGCAACTATGTCTAAACTTATTTCAACTAAAGTTGCAGATGAAGTGGCGTACGAGTGTCTACAGATGTTAGGAGGGTACGGTTATATGGAAGAATACCCGCTGGCACGAAACTTGCGTGATAGCAGATTAGGTCCTATTGGTGGTGGTACCTCAGAGATACTTCGTGAAATTATAGCGAAGATGGTCATGGATGGTAAGAGCTACAAAAAGGCAACTTAA